A genomic region of Candidatus Kapaibacterium sp. contains the following coding sequences:
- a CDS encoding VOC family protein gives MRPFKVLGIQQIAIGGLDKGKLANFWVDIMGLEKVHTFASERENVDEDILRMGKGPFAVEIDLMQPIDPEKKPKVHEPQLNHIGLWIDDLEKCVEWLTEQGVRFTPGGIRKGAAGFDVCFIHPKGNEEFPLCSEGVLVELVQAPKDVIEALS, from the coding sequence ATGCGACCATTTAAAGTATTAGGAATCCAACAAATTGCAATCGGCGGATTGGACAAAGGTAAATTAGCGAACTTTTGGGTAGATATTATGGGATTGGAAAAAGTCCATACATTTGCCAGCGAAAGAGAAAACGTTGATGAGGATATTTTGCGTATGGGCAAAGGTCCATTTGCTGTAGAAATTGATTTGATGCAACCGATAGACCCCGAAAAAAAACCCAAAGTGCACGAACCTCAGCTAAATCACATTGGTTTGTGGATAGACGATTTGGAAAAATGTGTCGAATGGCTTACTGAGCAAGGAGTGCGATTCACTCCCGGTGGAATCCGCAAAGGCGCCGCAGGCTTTGATGTATGCTTCATTCACCCCAAAGGAAACGAAGAATTTCCGCTTTGTTCCGAAGGTGTTTTGGTAGAACTTGTACAAGCTCCAAAAGATGTAATCGAAGCATTAAGTTAA
- a CDS encoding Mrp/NBP35 family ATP-binding protein encodes MNETTIREKIGSIKDPDLAKSLNELDSIKKVVVKDNAIQVYVELVGPFHWVYADIKSQIKTALQEIAPDYTHEIFITERPYQLTNRPTLKKVKNIIAVASGKGGVGKSSIASNLAVGLSLSGAKVGIIDGDVYGPSQPTMFGISDGKLNAMQNEDGTVSAEPLEKYGVKIASMGFIINRDEAAIVRGPMLAGYFSMLFEQVSWGELDFLIFDLPPGTGDIQLTLTQKIPLTGAAIVTTPQEISLADVRRSITMFNRVKVDILGIVENMSYFIPPDMPDKKYFIFGQGGGEEIAQEFGVNVLGKVPLNIDMREGNDGGRPVILDTNNGLQAQILKDVTANLVSRVRQVNYDKSSTAMPEISL; translated from the coding sequence TTGAACGAAACAACAATCAGAGAAAAAATCGGCTCTATCAAAGACCCCGATTTAGCTAAAAGTCTGAATGAATTAGATTCGATAAAAAAAGTCGTTGTCAAAGATAATGCAATTCAAGTTTATGTTGAATTAGTTGGTCCTTTTCATTGGGTATATGCCGACATCAAGAGTCAAATTAAGACTGCATTGCAAGAAATTGCACCCGATTACACACATGAAATCTTCATAACTGAAAGACCCTACCAACTCACTAATCGCCCAACTTTGAAGAAGGTCAAAAATATTATTGCCGTTGCTTCGGGCAAAGGTGGAGTAGGCAAATCTTCGATAGCTTCAAATCTTGCTGTGGGATTAAGTCTGAGCGGTGCTAAGGTCGGCATTATTGACGGTGACGTTTACGGTCCAAGCCAACCGACTATGTTTGGGATTTCGGATGGCAAATTGAACGCTATGCAAAATGAGGACGGAACTGTTTCAGCCGAACCATTAGAAAAATATGGTGTCAAAATTGCATCAATGGGTTTCATTATAAATCGTGACGAAGCTGCGATTGTTCGCGGTCCGATGCTTGCGGGTTATTTTTCCATGCTTTTTGAGCAAGTCAGTTGGGGAGAGTTAGATTTCTTGATTTTCGATTTGCCTCCCGGAACAGGTGACATCCAACTTACGTTGACGCAAAAAATCCCTCTGACAGGTGCAGCAATTGTGACTACACCACAGGAAATTTCGCTTGCCGATGTTCGACGCTCGATTACTATGTTTAATCGGGTAAAAGTTGATATACTCGGCATTGTCGAGAATATGAGTTATTTCATTCCGCCCGATATGCCCGACAAAAAGTACTTCATCTTTGGTCAAGGCGGCGGCGAAGAAATTGCGCAAGAATTTGGCGTCAATGTATTAGGCAAAGTGCCACTGAACATTGATATGCGAGAAGGCAATGACGGGGGCAGACCGGTAATTCTTGACACTAATAATGGTTTGCAAGCACAAATTTTGAAAGATGTAACTGCAAATTTAGTGTCTCGAGTGCGACAAGTAAATTACGACAAATCATCAACAGCAATGCCCGAGATTTCACTCTAA
- a CDS encoding cytochrome c, giving the protein MLGKFLTFALLLGLSISFMNTNTANSTEAKDGKTIFVDAKCTTCHSIDSQGVETRKKTPKTVDLSKLEGDHDAAFWMGYLKKDENLNDKKHPIAFKGDDADLEIMVNWLISISAEAPAAE; this is encoded by the coding sequence ATGTTAGGTAAATTTTTGACTTTCGCACTATTGCTCGGTTTGAGCATCAGCTTTATGAATACTAATACTGCTAATTCTACAGAAGCTAAAGACGGCAAAACAATTTTTGTTGATGCAAAATGTACTACATGCCATTCAATTGACTCACAAGGCGTCGAAACTCGCAAGAAAACCCCTAAAACGGTTGATTTGTCAAAATTAGAGGGCGACCATGATGCTGCTTTCTGGATGGGATATTTGAAGAAAGACGAAAACTTAAATGATAAGAAGCATCCGATTGCATTCAAAGGTGATGATGCCGACCTTGAAATTATGGTTAATTGGTTGATATCAATTTCTGCAGAAGCTCCGGCAGCCGAATAA
- a CDS encoding class I SAM-dependent methyltransferase, with product MRNFLLKILPYGLRIEVGKIKRYIKYAYHLNINKRGKLKQCPICTKELAFFLPAGEKRKAIHCPFCSSFPRHRAMWLYLQNNDLLKAGINILHVSPEPSMFNIMSKMENYTAIDKFASGYAYPKSVLQMDVEHLKFDDESFDLIICSHVLEHVDDDIAAIREMGRVLKKDGKILIMIPIEKDLETTHEDKSIISPKERLKHFGQSDHVRLYGMDFANRVEQTELNCEMISTRELTKESDYIKYGIDDDFIFVLTRNKNVTIVP from the coding sequence ATGAGAAATTTCTTACTGAAGATATTGCCTTATGGATTGAGAATTGAAGTTGGCAAAATCAAACGATATATAAAGTATGCCTATCATCTGAACATTAATAAGCGCGGAAAGCTCAAACAATGCCCGATTTGCACTAAGGAACTTGCATTCTTCTTGCCTGCAGGGGAAAAGCGGAAAGCTATCCATTGTCCATTTTGCAGTTCATTTCCGCGTCACCGAGCAATGTGGCTCTATCTCCAAAACAATGATTTACTCAAAGCCGGAATCAATATTTTGCACGTCTCCCCCGAACCTTCGATGTTCAACATAATGTCTAAGATGGAAAATTATACTGCAATTGACAAATTCGCTTCAGGATATGCCTATCCGAAATCAGTTTTGCAAATGGATGTCGAGCACCTCAAATTCGACGATGAAAGTTTCGATTTGATAATATGCAGCCACGTACTCGAACATGTTGATGATGATATTGCGGCAATTCGGGAAATGGGGCGCGTACTTAAAAAAGACGGCAAAATTTTAATCATGATTCCGATTGAAAAAGATTTGGAGACAACACATGAAGATAAAAGCATAATATCGCCCAAGGAAAGGCTTAAACATTTCGGGCAAAGCGACCACGTACGTTTGTACGGAATGGATTTTGCAAATCGTGTTGAGCAAACGGAGCTGAATTGCGAGATGATTTCTACTCGAGAATTGACAAAGGAAAGCGACTATATTAAATATGGTATAGATGATGACTTCATTTTTGTACTAACCCGAAATAAAAACGTCACAATCGTACCATAA
- a CDS encoding Rieske 2Fe-2S domain-containing protein, translated as MKNQTERRDFLKKAGTVFGVGIFASAFGSVITSCERDEIVSAPDPETIDLDMSKYPQVSAVGSMAIIQISRLDGSPLKLFLKRASEDHFIVLEALCRHQTGPLELPSEPGGTLRCIIHSATFNTDNGELVTNPTSDTVPDLIKFRVFEFNKQTNILRIEV; from the coding sequence ATGAAAAATCAAACTGAAAGAAGAGATTTTCTGAAGAAAGCCGGAACCGTATTTGGTGTGGGTATTTTTGCAAGCGCCTTTGGCTCAGTAATTACATCATGCGAGCGTGACGAAATCGTTTCTGCTCCCGACCCCGAAACTATTGACCTTGATATGTCAAAATATCCTCAAGTTTCTGCTGTTGGCTCAATGGCAATCATACAAATTTCGCGCTTGGATGGTTCACCATTGAAATTATTTTTGAAACGAGCTTCCGAAGACCATTTCATCGTACTCGAAGCTCTTTGCCGCCACCAAACAGGTCCGCTTGAATTACCAAGCGAACCCGGCGGAACATTAAGATGTATCATTCATAGTGCTACTTTTAATACTGATAACGGGGAATTAGTGACTAACCCGACTTCGGACACTGTTCCCGATTTGATTAAGTTTAGAGTATTTGAATTTAACAAACAAACAAATATTTTACGCATCGAAGTTTGA
- a CDS encoding NifU family protein: MFDDLRHRVEVELDKIRPYLAKDKGGVEYVRFEEETGTLELRMTGNCGICPLALMTLRGGIERFLLISIPEIRRVEKVQ; the protein is encoded by the coding sequence ATGTTTGATGACTTACGTCATAGGGTCGAAGTCGAATTAGATAAAATTCGCCCTTATCTTGCAAAGGACAAGGGCGGAGTTGAATATGTCCGCTTTGAAGAAGAAACCGGCACCTTAGAGCTTCGGATGACAGGAAATTGTGGCATTTGCCCCTTAGCATTGATGACATTACGCGGTGGTATCGAACGATTTTTGTTGATTTCGATTCCCGAAATACGAAGAGTTGAAAAAGTTCAATAA
- a CDS encoding glycosyltransferase family 2 protein, which translates to MKVAGFTIARNAIKYDYPVVEAIKSILPVCDAVFVAVGQSEDDTENLIRSIGDDKIHIINTVWDDSLRQGGKVLAVETNKAFGAIPDNYDWAFYIQADEVLHEKYIETINFELQNQLHNKAIEGLLFNYKHFYGSYDYVGESYKWYRREIRIVRNDKSIYSHGDAQGFRKNNDEKLNVKLIDAYIYHYGWVKDPRKQQAKQLDFNRLWHDDKWIESNIAHDAEFDYSEIDSLSLFDSTHPKVMLERIEKMNWKFSHDISKKNYSPKEKIKRFIESLTGYRIGEYKNYKIVK; encoded by the coding sequence ATGAAAGTTGCAGGATTTACAATTGCCAGAAATGCTATCAAGTACGATTACCCCGTTGTAGAGGCGATTAAATCTATATTACCCGTGTGTGATGCAGTGTTCGTGGCTGTCGGGCAATCTGAAGACGACACAGAGAATCTGATTCGCTCCATCGGCGATGATAAGATTCACATCATAAACACAGTTTGGGACGACAGTTTGAGGCAAGGTGGCAAAGTTTTAGCTGTCGAAACAAATAAGGCTTTCGGAGCAATTCCCGATAATTATGATTGGGCTTTTTATATTCAAGCTGATGAAGTTTTGCATGAAAAATACATAGAAACGATTAATTTTGAGTTGCAAAATCAGCTACACAATAAAGCTATTGAGGGGCTTTTGTTCAACTATAAGCATTTTTACGGCTCCTATGATTATGTCGGTGAATCATATAAATGGTACCGCCGCGAAATTAGAATAGTCCGCAACGATAAGAGCATTTATTCGCATGGCGATGCCCAAGGATTCAGAAAGAATAATGATGAGAAGCTAAATGTGAAGCTGATTGATGCTTATATCTATCATTACGGATGGGTCAAAGACCCACGAAAGCAACAAGCAAAACAATTAGATTTCAACCGACTTTGGCACGATGACAAATGGATTGAAAGCAATATTGCCCATGATGCAGAGTTTGACTATTCTGAGATTGATTCCTTGAGTCTATTTGATAGCACTCACCCAAAAGTAATGTTAGAACGAATTGAAAAAATGAATTGGAAATTTTCCCACGATATTTCCAAAAAGAACTATTCGCCAAAAGAAAAAATTAAACGCTTCATTGAAAGTCTTACAGGTTACAGAATTGGTGAATATAAGAATTATAAAATTGTAAAATGA
- a CDS encoding transposase, giving the protein MVNYSIHQTPGDTSTFVEHIESYKRQYREYPNSITADAGYGSHENYKYAEDNNIEAYIKYNYFHKEQKSKWQKDISKSDNLYYNEEQDCYYCPMGQAMENIGEKEK; this is encoded by the coding sequence GTGGTCAATTACAGCATTCATCAAACACCCGGAGACACTTCAACATTTGTTGAACATATAGAATCATATAAACGCCAATATCGTGAATATCCTAATTCAATCACAGCTGATGCAGGTTATGGGAGTCATGAGAATTACAAATATGCAGAAGACAATAATATCGAAGCCTATATCAAATACAATTATTTTCATAAAGAGCAGAAAAGCAAGTGGCAGAAAGACATCAGCAAGTCCGACAATCTATATTACAACGAAGAACAGGACTGTTACTATTGCCCAATGGGTCAAGCGATGGAAAATATCGGAGAGAAAGAAAAATAA
- a CDS encoding T9SS type A sorting domain-containing protein, whose protein sequence is MKKVFLFLAVAMLYCNFTLAQEPEPDPNLLWKTENSYLRFLVHPNGNIIAGKGEIVELGSTEFEIDGNTGMVIREFDSPMLFFDISPDGRYISANDANNWKCVVDYNTKEVIARFTNERTKPKFMPDSKTLVYYLIEPISELNGNTRLQSYNIETGEYKTSETFIRYTRTGAISVSPDGKYVATGGTFYGPDGIEYNRLILWDAETLDTIRILNDFQNGHVTSIKFSPDSKLVGFQVYWSDLYLYKTDDYSLYKHYSGDNILNGVMGFGFITNDFIAVGSDENNQQNFEIINLNNNSTIYKRNDFTGLAEYNAFNTSLIVLRVYIHCFDFEKILSGASIEPEIPNPFSVEYINNTLSIRNFTFAANLINCSITDINGRVLRNMNLNPSIGELRIPIKLLSGTYFLHIKDGSKEYVSKFLVVN, encoded by the coding sequence ATGAAAAAAGTATTTTTATTTCTCGCTGTTGCAATGCTGTATTGCAACTTTACACTGGCTCAAGAGCCTGAACCAGATCCAAACCTATTATGGAAGACGGAGAATTCATATCTTCGATTCCTTGTACATCCGAATGGCAATATTATTGCAGGCAAAGGAGAAATCGTTGAATTAGGAAGTACAGAATTTGAAATCGACGGAAACACGGGAATGGTTATAAGGGAGTTTGACTCGCCTATGCTTTTTTTTGACATAAGCCCTGATGGAAGGTACATTTCTGCAAATGATGCAAATAATTGGAAATGTGTTGTAGATTACAATACAAAAGAAGTCATAGCACGTTTCACAAATGAACGAACTAAGCCAAAATTTATGCCCGATAGCAAAACATTAGTGTACTATTTGATTGAACCGATTAGTGAACTTAACGGAAATACCAGATTGCAATCTTATAATATTGAAACCGGGGAATATAAGACTAGTGAAACCTTTATTCGATACACAAGAACCGGCGCAATATCAGTTTCGCCTGATGGAAAATATGTTGCAACAGGTGGTACATTTTATGGTCCTGATGGAATAGAATATAATCGATTAATATTATGGGACGCTGAAACACTTGATACAATTAGGATATTGAATGATTTTCAAAATGGACATGTAACCTCAATTAAATTCTCACCCGATTCAAAATTGGTGGGGTTTCAGGTGTACTGGAGTGATTTGTATCTTTATAAAACAGATGATTATAGTCTGTATAAGCATTACAGTGGTGATAACATATTGAATGGTGTTATGGGTTTTGGTTTTATTACTAATGATTTTATCGCTGTTGGGAGTGATGAAAACAATCAACAAAATTTTGAAATTATCAACTTAAACAATAATTCAACTATTTATAAGAGGAATGATTTTACAGGACTTGCAGAATATAATGCATTTAATACCTCACTTATTGTGTTGAGAGTTTATATCCATTGTTTTGACTTTGAAAAAATACTCTCAGGAGCAAGTATAGAGCCTGAAATTCCCAATCCATTTTCGGTAGAATATATAAACAATACTCTAAGTATTCGTAATTTCACATTTGCAGCAAATTTAATCAATTGCAGTATAACAGATATTAATGGTAGGGTGCTTCGCAATATGAATTTGAATCCATCAATAGGTGAGTTACGAATTCCCATCAAGCTCCTCAGCGGTACTTACTTTTTACATATAAAGGATGGAAGTAAGGAATATGTAAGTAAATTTTTGGTGGTGAATTAA